From a single Drosophila sulfurigaster albostrigata strain 15112-1811.04 chromosome 3, ASM2355843v2, whole genome shotgun sequence genomic region:
- the LOC133845664 gene encoding mucin-19 isoform X19 translates to MDLSLERDSSALGSLFQQIINDMKNTSPLWEDFVAKASKLHTCLRAAIQAIAAYLDAFQKIADAATNSRGASKEIGTALTRVCLRHKAVETRLKTFTSAIMDCLVQPLQDKIEDWKRTVATIDKDHAKEYKRCRSELKKRSSDTLRLQKKARKGQTDNSLQSLMDSHMQDVTLRRAELEEVEKKSLRAAMVEERLRYCSFVHMLQPVVHEECEVMSELGHLQEAMESIALVTKEPSVLPQASEELIHDAKASINLYPESPGGGSGSQGGGCSNSLGSRKSSVCSISSMNSSGSSNSPGHHHYQRSLSQFVTPAIRLKPGESSDSGFCSSPALTTQVSNATNQTHAVSTWPPHSQDAVDALPPTADRPHTISTTYEKGHQRPPLTVYTFQNPETIHESNSSGSLIPATVPTGNGSASGQNTPATQKSPAASLSRPPLPVKPAHVRCSSLERPLSAQSNHRQNSGQNLLQRQCPSPIPAHITKELSAAHHAQQQQQQQQQQQQSQPQQPQTPPTYANLSELAAIKLTNQQQSQQQQQPQTQTQQQHQQQHQPLLQQQSSIDSICSQHSNDSSTSSLQQQLLQHQQSQQAHISNSSSSLNHQQQQQQQQQQSVHGSGLGTRSHSISSSVSTSTASSLHSHPSIDSAVAASLVGCVAGGGGHTNNTNTNTNTSTTTPSSGCSTPQNHYSPLLTNSPTSTAAGTPSGGSIASGLGLGFVYQVSSPTPPASANSTTDVLKITEPGQPTTAEASETTESDERSRASVLQKASMFEKQAAAAAAAPIPTTIAAAVAGGGGGVTTGAVGGVIGGVARRSEELRAVEQQEMDKSFEDSIQALNNLIGELDSFQREIDEGKGKQQQQQQHSSNINSNNISGNNSNSGSNNNNSSNSGASSNTSNDNNNCNTDLLLPSSNIDCCAISNQTNSSGCGTDISDTTSEELAGEEGSLAAARRHQQLGASDSELSRCYVSETSSLTGGILAGGYENPTFAHFAANRDDPYNGSGNGSDSRSLYASAADSISLAASDSVCMSQQPRHAYVDNCSDGGSAVVVIYDHTIPNTPDIEFVKQNSEIVLLRTKDPQQLQLHEMRELQQLPDNLAGSPESPDAASGGGVGGGGRLQPATATVAPAKQRLSSFRASSEQQLQLLGRASPQHRGTDKLRVSEEQRQQPQQPQPQQQQQQQQQLLSDSSSNVAGAVRRKLPPKPISLSIFNGPALDVASSNSSKPVIPRKFDFKADLDAKIRQQKQKVQQQLQQQQQQQQQQQLNSPQQDQQQQQSPQQHSPQSPQNANTATTTTATSTANCNVTNKPAVIASAIASASINQNHRMPNQTSLSSSATSNHAPYKTPTTTATFSSPTSNASASPSSLSASSPGAKLSLPSLSSSSSALSATALPPPHVPAKPTSTPTPTTTTTTPQLPPPTTNSYACSNLNANANANPQAKPCITPRPASLSGGAGGGGGGAAMGSSTRIARRSSINQAKPPPPVRRSSSVTPSPNNVGQPQHQQHSSSNHNSHAYQQQSLSLSNSSEHLPPPPAFMLEATTAYSTSPTPPAAMPSSALKVSETVRALAAMRHQPASPVALRRMHQQQQQQQQLQQQQQQSLLQPMHKPSPNDDAEYEAYYNSYMELHAYAQALPPQQQQQQHQQQQQQQQRFAQQHHTSHQTHHHNHHEQLPPTPPPYHGPPQVDAASFRTSSPSGSIYAQPKLVNNMSSFRTSSPSPNGHAHPLPPTQPKANPNLIAQLNARLNSKQQQQQHQQQQQQHVAEGIYGNAGGVGVGGGESIYMRGGNGLSMSQQQQQQQHYDAGSTYMS, encoded by the exons CGCTGCCATTCAGGCAATTGCCGCCTATTTGGATGCCTTCCAAAAGATTGCCGATGCGGCCACCAATTCCAGAG GTGCATCCAAGGAGATTGGCACCGCCCTGACCCGTGTTTGTCTGCGCCACAAGGCGGTCGAGACCCGTTTGAAGACCTTCACCAGCGCAATTATGGATTGCCTGGTGCAGCCGCTGCAGGACAAGATCGAGGACTGGAAGCGCACAGTGGCCACCATCGATAAGGATCATGCCAAAGAGTATAAACGCTGTCGCAGTGAACTAAAGAAGCGCTCCAGCGACACGCTGCGTCTGCAGAAGAAGGCACGCAAGGGACAGACGGACAACAGCCTGCAGTCATTGATGGATTCGCACATGCAAGATGTGACTTTGCGACGCGCCGAACTCGAGGAGGTCGAGAAGAAGTCACTACGTGCGGCGATGGTCGAGGAACGATTGCGTTACTGCAGCTTTGTGCACATGCTGCAGCCCGTGGTGCATGAGGAATGCGAGGTGATGTCCGAACTCGGTCATCTGCAG GAGGCTATGGAATCCATTGCTTTGGTCACCAAGGAGCCCAGCGTTTTGCCACAGGCTTCGGAGGAACTGATTCACGATGCCAAGGCTAGCATTAATCTATATCCCGAATCGCCTGGCGGTGGCTCTGGCTCCCAAGGTGGCGGCTGTTCCAATTCCTTGGGCTCACGCAAGAGTTCCGTCTGCTCCATTAGCAGCATGAACAGCAGCGGCTCCAGCAACTCGCCGGGACATCATCACTATCAACGCTCGCTATCGCAG tttGTAACGCCCGCAATTCGCTTGAAACCTGGTGAATCCAGTGATAGTGGCTTTTGCTCATCGCCAGCGCTAACAACACag GTTTCGAATGCCACCAACCAGACGCACGCTGTATCCACTTGGCCGCCACATTCCCAGGATGCTGTGGACGCGCTGCCACCGACTGCTGATCGTCCGCATACGATTTCAACCACCTATGAGAAGGGTCATCAGCGTCCGCCATTGACTGTATACACGTTCCAGAATCCCGAGACCATACACGAGtccaacagcagcggcagcctcATACCCGCAACGGTGCCGACTGGCAACGGTTCCGCCTCGGGTCAGAATACGCCGGCAACACAGAAATCGCCGGCAGCATCGCTCAGTCGTCCTCCATTGCCAGTG AAGCCGGCACATGTG CGCTGCTCGTCGCTGGAGCGTCCGTTGTCGGCGCAGAGCAATCATCGCCAGAACAGTGGCCAGAATCTGCTGCAGCGTCAGTGCCCCTCACCGATTCCGGCTCATATCACGAAAG AGCTGTCAGCAGCACAtcatgcacaacaacaacagcagcaacagcaacaacagcagcaatcacagccacagcaaccacaaacCCCGCCAACCTATGCTAACCTATCTGAGCTGGCGGCAATCAAACTAACCAATCAGCAAcagtcacagcagcaacagcaaccacagacacagacacaacagcagcatcagcaacaacatcaaccattgttgcagcaacaaagcaGCATTGATTCGATTTGTTCGCAGCATTCGAATGACTCTTCGACAAGTTcgttgcagcaacagttgctgcagcatcagcaatcGCAGCAAGCgcacatcagcaacagcagcagcagcctcaatcatcagcagcaacagcaacaacagcagcagcaatcagtACATGGCAGTGGCCTTGGCACACGCTCCCATTCCATATCGTCGTCGGTGTCCACAAGCACAGCCTCATCGTTGCACTCGCATCCATCCATTGACTCGGCTGTGGCCGCCTCGCTTGTGGGCTGTGTTGCTGGTGGTGGCGGGCATACAAACAACACCAataccaacaccaacacaagCACCACAACGCCCTCGAGCGGCTGCTCAACGCCACAGAATCACTATTCACCACTGTTAACCAACTCACCCACGTCCACTGCTGCAGGTACTCCAAGCGGCGGCAGCATTGCCAGCGGTCTCGGTCTCGGCTTCGTCTATCAGGTCAGCTCACCCACGCCCCCCGCCTCCGCCAACTCCACCACCGATGTGCTAAAGATCACCGAGCCAGGACAACCGACGACAGCCGAAGCCAGCGAAACCACCGAGAGCGATGAGCGTTCTCGTGCCTCGGTGCTGCAGAAGGCATCCATGTTTGAGAAGCAggcagcagccgctgcagcagctccaATCCCCACAACTATAGCTGCAGCTGTAGCTGGCGGTGGAGGAGGAGTCACAACCGGAGCAGTTGGCGGAGTCATTGGTGGCGTTGCTCGACGCTCGGAGGAACTGCGCGCTGTGGAGCAACAGGAAATGG ACAAATCTTTCGAAGACTCGATTCAAGcacttaacaatttaattggcGAATTAGACTCTTTTCAACGTGAGATCGATGAGGGCAAgggcaagcagcagcagcaacaacagcacagcagcaacatcaacagcaacaacatcagtggcaacaatagcaacagcggcagcaacaacaataacagcagcaacagcggtgccagcagcaacaccagcaacgacaacaacaactgcaacactGATCTCCTGCTacccagcagcaacatcgactGCTGTGCCATCAGCAACCAGACGAACTCCAGTGGCTGTGGCACCGATATCTCCGACACCACGTCGGAGGAACTGGCCGGCGAGGAAGGCAGTCTGGCAGCAGCCAGGCGACATCAGCAACTGGGTGCCAGCGACTCGGAGCTGAGTCGTTGCTATGTGAGCGAGACGAGTTCGCTGACCGGCGGCATATTGGCTGGTGGCTATGAGAATCCCACGTTCGCGCACTTTGCCGCCAATCGTGATGATCCCTACAATGGCAGCGGCAATGGCAGCGACAGTCGATCGCTGTACGCCTCGGCGGCCGATAGCATTTCGTTGGCTGCATCCGACAGCGTGTGCATGAGCCAGCAGCCGCGACATGCGTATGTGGACAATTGCAGTGATGGCGGCAGTGCTGTCGTTGTGATCTATGACCATACTATACCCAATACGCCGGACATTGAGTTTGTCAAGCAGAACTCGGAGATTGTGCTGTTGCGCACCAAAGATCCgcagcaattgcagttgcacgAAATGCGCGagctgcaacagttgcccGACAATTTGGCTGGCTCACCCGAGTCGCCTGATGCCGCTTCTGGCGGGGGAGTTGGAGGCGGTGGCCGTTTACAGCCGGCCACAGCAACTGTGGCGCCGGCCAAGCAACGCCTCTCATCGTTTCGGGCATCCAGCgagcaacagctgcagttgctgggACGCGCTAGTCCACAACACAGAGGTACGGATAAGCTTAGAGTTAGTGaagagcaacggcaacagccacagcaaccgcagccacaacaacagcagcagcaacagcaacagttgctgagTGATAGCAGCAGTAATGTTGCTGGTGCCGTGCGGCGCAAGCTGCCGCCAAAGCCCATCAGCCTGAGCATATTTAATGGGCCAGCGCTAGATgtggccagcagcaacagcagtaagCCAGTGATACCTAGAAAGTTTGACTTTAAGGCCGATTTAGATGCCAAGATACGCCAGCAGAAACAGaaagtgcagcagcaattgcagcagcagcagcagcagcaacaacaacagcagctcaaCAGTCCGCAACaagatcagcagcagcaacaatcaccACAACAACACTCACCACAGTCGCCCCAAAACgccaacacagcaacaacaacaacagcaacatcaacagcaaactGTAATGTCACTAATAAACCTGCCGTTATTGCAAGCGCAATTGCATCCGCATCCATAAACCAAAATCATAGAATGCCAAATCaaacatcattatcatcatcagcaacatcaaatCATGCGCCATACAAAAcgcccacaacaacagcaacattctCATCACCAACATCAAATGCATCtgcatcaccatcatcattatcagcaAGTTCTCCTGGGGCCAAATTGTCATTgccatcattatcatcatcatcatctgcatTATCAGCAACTGCGCTGCCTCCGCCCCATGTGCCCGCTAAGCCAACGTCCACGCccacgccaacaacaacaacaactacaccaCAACTTCCACCACCCACAACCAATTCATATGCGTGCTCCAATctcaatgccaatgccaatgccaatccCCAAGCCAAACCGTGCATAACGCCAAGGCCGGCATCGCTGTCGG GAGGAGcaggaggcggaggaggaggagcagcaaTGGGCAGCTCAACACGCATCGCACGTCGTTCATCCATTAATCAGGCCAAACCGCCGCCACCGGTGAGACGCAGTTCATCGGTGACTCCAAGCCCCAACAATGTCGGG cagccgcagcatcagcagcacagcagcagcaaccacaactcTCACGCATATCAGCAACAGTCGCTATCGCTGAGCAACTCTAGCGAGCatttgccgccgccgccggcTTTTATGCtggaggcaacaacagcatatTCCACATCGCCCACGCCGCCAGCAGCGATGCCCAGCTCAGCGCTCAAGGTGTCGGAGACAGTGCGTGCTCTGGCCGCCATGCGGCATCAGCCTGCCTCGCCTGTTGCTCTGCGTCGCatgcatcagcagcagcagcaacaacaacaattgcaacaacagcagcaacagtcttTATTGCAG CCCATGCACAAGCCCTCCCCCAACGACGATGCTGAATATGAAGCTTATTATAATTCCTATATGGAGCTGCATGCATATGCTCAAGCCCTGCCacctcaacagcagcagcagcaacatcagcaacaacagcaacaacaacaacgcttTGCTCAGCAACATCATACGTCACATCAAAcacatcatcataatcatcatgaGCAGCTGCCGCCAACACCGCCTCCATACCATGGGCCACCACAGGTAGATGCCGCC TCGTTCCGCACTTCATCGCCTAGTGGCAGCATCTATGCGCAACCCAAACTGGTGAACAACATGTCCAGCTTTCGCACCAGCAGCCCCAGCCCCAATGGCCATGCCCATCCACTGCCACCGACACAGCCCAAGGCGAATCCGAATCTAATTGCACAGCTCAATGCACGGCtcaacagcaagcagcaacagcaacagcaccaacaacaacaacagcaacatgttgccgaGGGCATTTATGGCAACGCTGGTGGAGTAGGAGTAGGAGGAGGTGAATCCATTTACATGCGTGGCGGCAATGGTTTGTCCatgtcacagcagcagcaacagcagcaacactacGACG CCGGATCCACGTATATGTCATGA